In Caldicellulosiruptor morganii, the following proteins share a genomic window:
- a CDS encoding carbohydrate ABC transporter permease yields the protein MLRKKTAEDIIVDLIVYVSLVFVGIVTLYPFVNVLAVSFNDALDTVRGGIYIWPRKWTLKNYEIILTNPQIYNATFVSIARTVLGTVLGIICTMFVAYPLSRKDFVLRRPFSAIMVLTMYFGAGLIPTYLLYRSLHLLNTFSVYIIPALLGMFNVVVVRSYIESLPSSLIESAKIDGASEFRILWQIIFPLTLPAVATIALFIGVGHWNSWFDVYIFNSQRPDLSTLQYELQKILASVSMQVGRNPDYQMGAMAETQQVTPTSVRASMTIVATAPIIMVYPFLQRYFVKGLTLGSVKGE from the coding sequence ATGCTTAGAAAAAAAACAGCCGAAGATATAATAGTTGATTTAATAGTTTATGTAAGTTTGGTTTTTGTTGGTATTGTAACTTTATATCCTTTTGTAAACGTGCTTGCAGTGTCTTTCAATGATGCTCTTGATACGGTAAGAGGTGGTATTTATATCTGGCCAAGAAAGTGGACATTGAAAAATTATGAGATTATTCTTACCAACCCGCAGATTTATAATGCTACATTTGTGTCAATTGCAAGAACTGTGTTGGGTACTGTTCTGGGTATTATTTGTACAATGTTTGTTGCATATCCTCTATCAAGAAAAGATTTTGTCTTAAGAAGACCTTTTTCTGCGATAATGGTTTTAACAATGTACTTTGGAGCAGGATTGATACCAACCTATCTTCTCTACAGAAGTTTACATCTTTTGAATACATTCTCGGTATATATAATTCCGGCGCTTCTGGGAATGTTCAATGTGGTTGTTGTCAGAAGTTATATTGAATCATTACCGTCAAGCCTTATAGAATCTGCTAAAATCGACGGTGCGAGTGAGTTTAGGATACTATGGCAGATAATCTTTCCTCTTACTCTGCCAGCAGTAGCAACAATTGCACTTTTTATAGGTGTTGGACACTGGAATTCGTGGTTTGATGTATACATCTTTAACTCACAAAGACCTGACCTCAGCACTCTGCAGTATGAGCTACAAAAGATTTTAGCATCTGTAAGCATGCAGGTTGGAAGAAACCCTGATTATCAGATGGGGGCTATGGCTGAGACACAGCAGGTAACACCAACATCGGTTAGAGCAAGTATGACAATTGTTGCAACTGCACCTATTATAATGGTATACCCATTTTTGCAAAGGTACTTTGTAAAAGGGCTAACTCTTGGTAGTGTCAAGGGTGAATAA